One stretch of Streptomyces sp. 135 DNA includes these proteins:
- a CDS encoding lysozyme, giving the protein MSVHRPGPSRRSRPARFSPAAVLLAVLSALSLLLTLPTAAQADDVPPRGSARLGQGVIEHDGQGGLPTGGGATQTEGVDVSSHQGNVAWSTLWNSGVKWAYVKATEGTYYKNPYFAQQYNGSYNVGMIRGAYHFATPDTASGAAQANYFVDNGGGWSRDGRTLPGALDIEWNPYGAACFGKTQSGMVSWIRDFLNTYKARTGRDAVIYTATSWWKQCTGNYGGFGASNPLWIARYDTSPGELPAGWGFHTMWQYTSSGPTVGDHNKFNGAYDRVQALANG; this is encoded by the coding sequence ATGTCCGTGCACAGACCCGGCCCCTCCCGCCGCTCCCGCCCCGCCCGCTTCTCGCCGGCGGCGGTCCTCCTCGCAGTCCTGTCCGCCCTCTCCCTCCTCCTGACGCTCCCCACGGCGGCCCAGGCGGACGACGTCCCCCCGCGCGGCTCCGCCCGCCTCGGCCAGGGCGTCATCGAACACGACGGCCAGGGCGGTCTGCCCACCGGCGGCGGCGCCACCCAGACCGAGGGCGTCGACGTCAGCAGCCACCAGGGCAACGTCGCCTGGTCCACGCTCTGGAACAGCGGCGTGAAGTGGGCCTACGTGAAGGCCACCGAGGGCACGTACTACAAGAACCCCTACTTCGCCCAGCAGTACAACGGTTCGTACAACGTGGGCATGATCCGCGGCGCGTACCACTTCGCGACGCCCGACACCGCGAGCGGCGCCGCCCAGGCCAACTACTTCGTGGACAACGGCGGCGGCTGGTCCCGCGACGGCAGGACGCTCCCCGGCGCGCTGGACATCGAGTGGAACCCGTACGGGGCGGCCTGCTTCGGCAAGACGCAGTCCGGCATGGTCAGCTGGATCCGGGACTTCTTGAACACGTACAAGGCGCGCACGGGCCGCGATGCCGTGATCTACACCGCCACCAGCTGGTGGAAGCAGTGCACCGGCAACTACGGCGGCTTCGGCGCCAGCAACCCGCTGTGGATCGCCCGCTACGACACCAGCCCGGGCGAACTCCCCGCCGGCTGGGGCTTCCACACCATGTGGCAGTACACCTCCTCCGGGCCGACGGTCGGTGACCACAACAAGTTCAACGGCGCCTACGACAGGGTCCAGGCGCTCGCCAACGGCTGA
- the lon gene encoding endopeptidase La, protein MATESASYSSNTTLTLPVLPLDDEVVLPGMVVPFDLSDAEVRAAVEAAQAAARSEGDSKPKVLLVPRIDGTYAATGVLGTVEQVGRLSDGDPGALIRGRSRVRIGAGTTGPGGALWVEGQKLDDSVPEPLPGAVTELVKEYKALATSWLKKRGAWQVVDRVTQIDDVSALADNSGYSPFLTVQQKIELLETEDAVARLKLATAQLREHLAEQDVAETIAKDVQEGVDKQQREFLLRRQLDAVRKELRELNGDSKDSAEESDDYRARVEAADLPEKVREAALKEVDKLERASDQSPEGSWIRTWLDTVLELPWNERTEDAYDIKGAQEILDAEHAGLQDVKERITEYLAVRKRRADRGLGVVGGRRGGAVLALVGPPGVGKTSLGESVAHAMGRKFVRVALGGVRDEAEIRGHRRTYVGALPGRIVRAIKEAGSMNPVVLLDEIDKVGSDFRGDPAAALLEVLDPAQNHTFRDHYLEVELDLSDVVFLATANVLEAIPEALLDRMELVRLDGYTEDEKIVIARDHLLPRQLDRAGLEKDEVTLDESALRKLAGEYTREAGVRNLERSVARLLRKVAAQHELGERELPLTVTDEDLRDLIGRPHHVPESAQDPAERRTAVPGVATGLAVTGAGGDVLFVEASLADPETGASGLTLTGQLGDVMKESAQIALSFLRSHGAELELPVADLKDRGVHIHFPAGAVPKDGPSAGVTMTTALASLLSGRLVRTDVAMTGEVSLTGRVLPIGGVKQKLLAAHRAGITTVIIPKRNEPDLDDVPAEVLEKLDVHAVTDVRQVLELALTEATVGEVKAPVAA, encoded by the coding sequence ATGGCTACTGAGTCCGCCTCGTACAGCTCGAACACAACGCTCACTCTGCCTGTGCTGCCGCTCGACGACGAGGTGGTCCTGCCCGGCATGGTGGTCCCGTTCGACCTCTCCGACGCCGAGGTGCGCGCCGCGGTGGAGGCGGCCCAGGCCGCGGCCCGCTCCGAGGGCGACAGCAAGCCCAAGGTGCTGCTTGTTCCGCGCATCGACGGCACGTACGCCGCGACCGGCGTCCTCGGCACCGTCGAGCAGGTCGGACGGCTCTCCGACGGCGACCCCGGCGCCCTCATCCGGGGCCGGAGCCGCGTGCGCATCGGCGCCGGTACGACCGGGCCCGGCGGCGCCCTGTGGGTCGAGGGCCAGAAGCTCGACGACTCCGTCCCCGAACCCCTCCCCGGCGCCGTCACCGAGCTGGTCAAGGAGTACAAGGCGCTCGCCACCAGCTGGCTGAAGAAGCGTGGCGCCTGGCAGGTCGTCGATCGCGTGACGCAGATCGACGATGTTTCCGCGCTTGCCGACAACTCCGGCTACTCACCCTTCCTCACCGTCCAGCAGAAGATCGAACTCCTGGAGACCGAGGACGCCGTCGCCCGCCTCAAGCTCGCCACCGCCCAGCTGCGCGAGCACCTCGCCGAGCAGGACGTCGCCGAGACGATCGCCAAGGACGTCCAGGAGGGCGTCGACAAGCAGCAGCGCGAATTCCTGCTGCGGCGCCAGCTGGACGCCGTACGCAAGGAGCTGCGCGAGCTCAACGGCGACAGCAAGGACTCGGCCGAGGAGTCCGACGACTACCGGGCCCGCGTCGAGGCCGCCGACCTGCCCGAGAAGGTCCGCGAGGCCGCCCTCAAGGAGGTCGACAAGCTGGAGCGCGCCAGCGACCAGTCGCCCGAGGGCTCGTGGATCAGGACGTGGCTCGACACCGTCCTGGAACTGCCCTGGAACGAACGCACCGAGGACGCGTACGACATCAAGGGCGCCCAGGAGATCCTCGACGCCGAGCACGCCGGGCTCCAGGACGTGAAGGAGCGCATCACCGAGTACCTGGCGGTGCGCAAGCGCCGCGCCGACCGCGGCCTCGGGGTCGTCGGCGGGCGCCGCGGCGGCGCCGTGCTGGCCCTCGTCGGTCCGCCCGGCGTCGGCAAGACCTCGCTCGGCGAGTCCGTCGCGCACGCCATGGGCCGCAAGTTCGTGCGGGTCGCGCTCGGCGGCGTACGCGACGAGGCGGAGATCCGCGGTCACCGCCGCACGTACGTGGGCGCGCTGCCCGGCCGGATCGTGCGGGCCATCAAGGAGGCCGGGTCCATGAACCCGGTCGTGCTCCTCGACGAGATCGACAAGGTGGGCTCGGACTTCCGGGGCGACCCGGCCGCCGCCCTCCTCGAAGTCCTCGACCCGGCGCAGAACCACACCTTCCGGGACCACTACCTGGAGGTGGAGCTGGACCTGAGCGACGTCGTCTTCCTGGCGACGGCCAACGTCCTCGAAGCCATCCCGGAGGCCCTGCTCGACCGCATGGAGCTGGTCCGTCTCGACGGCTACACCGAGGACGAGAAGATCGTCATCGCCCGCGACCACCTGCTCCCGCGCCAGCTGGACCGGGCGGGCCTGGAAAAGGACGAGGTGACCCTCGACGAGAGCGCGCTGCGCAAGCTGGCGGGGGAGTACACGCGCGAAGCGGGCGTACGCAACCTGGAGCGCTCGGTGGCGCGGCTGCTGCGCAAGGTGGCGGCCCAGCACGAACTGGGTGAGCGCGAGCTGCCCCTCACCGTCACGGACGAGGATCTGCGCGACCTGATCGGGCGGCCGCACCACGTGCCGGAGTCCGCCCAGGACCCGGCCGAGCGCCGCACGGCGGTGCCGGGTGTGGCCACCGGGCTCGCGGTCACCGGGGCGGGCGGCGACGTGCTGTTCGTGGAGGCGTCCCTCGCCGACCCGGAGACCGGGGCCTCGGGGCTCACGCTCACCGGCCAGCTCGGCGACGTGATGAAGGAGTCGGCGCAGATCGCGCTGAGCTTCCTGCGCTCGCACGGAGCCGAACTGGAGCTGCCGGTCGCCGACCTGAAGGACCGGGGCGTGCACATCCACTTCCCGGCGGGCGCGGTGCCGAAGGACGGGCCGAGCGCGGGCGTCACGATGACGACGGCCCTCGCCTCCCTGCTCAGCGGCCGGCTGGTCCGCACCGACGTGGCCATGACCGGCGAGGTCTCGCTGACCGGCCGGGTGCTGCCGATCGGCGGCGTCAAGCAGAAGCTGCTGGCCGCGCACCGCGCGGGCATCACCACGGTGATCATCCCGAAGCGGAACGAGCCGGACCTCGACGACGTCCCGGCCGAGGTCCTCGAGAAGCTGGACGTGCACGCGGTGACCGATGTGCGCCAGGTGCTCGAACTGGCCCTCACCGAAGCCACGGTGGGCGAGGTGAAGGCGCCGGTCGCGGCGTAG
- a CDS encoding protein phosphatase 2C domain-containing protein, with protein sequence MRIELATEPGDPARPNEDYASVALPASGQGGSLVLLDGVTPPEGSMGCLHSVPWFTARLGGALGELSVSRRDMTLPEVLSAAITRTADAHSSTCDLSHPRTPQATVVLMRWDAERVEHLVLSDSALLMTGEGGDVTAILDRRLAELPPAVQALRDQVRALPRGSAEREVAGRAYGAAVEALRNAEDGFFTAAADPSAAARAVTGETPRADVTAVAALTDGAARWVETFREGDWAECFALLRKEGPQHLLDRVRELEHADPDRLAFPRGKRHDDAAAVYVEL encoded by the coding sequence ATGCGTATCGAACTCGCCACTGAGCCCGGAGACCCCGCACGCCCCAACGAGGACTACGCGTCGGTCGCGCTTCCCGCTTCCGGACAGGGCGGATCGCTCGTCCTCCTGGACGGCGTGACCCCACCGGAGGGGTCCATGGGCTGTCTGCATTCCGTTCCCTGGTTCACGGCGCGACTCGGCGGCGCACTGGGCGAACTGTCCGTTTCGCGACGGGATATGACGCTCCCTGAGGTCCTGTCGGCCGCCATCACGCGTACCGCCGACGCCCATAGTTCAACCTGTGACCTTTCTCACCCGCGCACACCTCAGGCAACGGTGGTGCTCATGCGGTGGGACGCCGAGCGCGTCGAGCATCTGGTCCTGTCCGACTCGGCGCTCCTCATGACGGGCGAGGGCGGCGACGTGACCGCCATCCTCGACCGCCGCCTCGCCGAACTGCCGCCCGCCGTCCAGGCCCTGCGCGACCAGGTGCGCGCCCTGCCGCGCGGCTCGGCGGAGCGGGAGGTGGCGGGCCGGGCCTACGGGGCGGCGGTCGAGGCGCTGCGCAACGCCGAGGACGGCTTCTTCACGGCCGCGGCGGACCCCTCGGCCGCGGCGCGCGCGGTCACCGGCGAGACGCCGCGGGCGGACGTGACGGCGGTGGCGGCGCTCACCGACGGGGCGGCGCGCTGGGTCGAGACCTTCCGCGAGGGCGACTGGGCGGAGTGCTTCGCGCTGCTGCGCAAGGAGGGCCCGCAGCACCTCCTCGACCGGGTGCGCGAGTTGGAGCACGCCGATCCCGACCGCCTCGCCTTCCCGCGCGGCAAGCGCCACGACGACGCCGCGGCGGTGTACGTGGAGCTGTGA
- a CDS encoding MarR family transcriptional regulator has translation MGAAKKGVKDGAYGDAEPGVDREFLSLERELSLLMRRARASSGEMARQVHPDLEPAAYGLLVCLDDSGPQRATDLAAYIGVGKATMSRQLRAMEELGLVSREPDPADGRAWLIRLTPDGRTRFRTVRAARRARYVRQLQGWDRSEVAELARLLGQLNASAES, from the coding sequence ATGGGTGCTGCAAAGAAGGGCGTGAAGGACGGGGCGTACGGTGACGCCGAACCGGGGGTGGACCGCGAGTTCCTCTCCCTGGAACGGGAGTTGTCGCTCCTGATGCGCCGCGCGCGGGCCTCCTCCGGCGAGATGGCGCGCCAGGTACACCCCGACCTGGAGCCCGCCGCGTACGGCCTCCTCGTCTGCCTGGACGACTCGGGGCCGCAGCGGGCCACCGACCTCGCCGCGTACATCGGGGTCGGCAAGGCGACGATGAGCCGTCAGCTGCGGGCCATGGAGGAACTCGGCCTGGTCTCCCGCGAACCCGACCCCGCCGACGGCCGCGCCTGGCTCATCCGGCTCACGCCCGACGGCCGCACCCGCTTCCGCACGGTGCGCGCCGCCCGCCGCGCGCGGTACGTGCGCCAACTCCAGGGCTGGGACCGGTCGGAGGTCGCCGAACTGGCCCGGCTGCTCGGCCAGCTGAACGCGAGCGCCGAGTCATGA